A window of Ranitomeya variabilis isolate aRanVar5 chromosome 2, aRanVar5.hap1, whole genome shotgun sequence contains these coding sequences:
- the LOC143809564 gene encoding uncharacterized protein LOC143809564 — protein sequence MFSLARSPINSPVPAVEERLTAMRQNLEVLKESLTTAQERYKRSADRFRKPAPMFKGRVVPPPQPVVIDGQEQFVVEEIIDSRIRRNRLQYLIRSQGYPPEEDFWEPVENINAQQKISRFHQRFPEKTGPGSS from the exons atgttctctcttgcgag gtctccgattaattctccggttccggcagtggaggaaaggctgactgcgatgaggcaaaatctggaggttctgaaggaatccctgaccacagctcaagaacgttataagagatcggctgatagattccgtaaacctgcacccatgttcaag ggacgtgttgtgccacctccacagcctgtggtgattgatgggcaagaacaatttgtggtggaggaaattattgattccaggattcgcaggaatcggctccaatatctgataagatcgcagggatatccccctgaggaagacttttgggaacctgtggaaaacatcaatgcccaacagaagatttctcgttttcatcagagattccctgagaaaacaggtccaggatcgtcctga